One Gemmatimonadota bacterium DNA window includes the following coding sequences:
- a CDS encoding STAS domain-containing protein, whose product MNIDVSLENEIAVLRIEGRLWEEDDSIELDRMIDEALTRGCTRFVTDLAGVPIMNSSGLGSLIAAMKKIRSRSGEMALTGVNDRLDHLFRITRLHTVFKTYDDVDAAVESLHA is encoded by the coding sequence ATGAATATTGACGTTTCACTGGAAAACGAGATCGCCGTACTGCGTATCGAGGGCAGGTTGTGGGAAGAGGACGACAGCATCGAACTGGACCGCATGATCGACGAGGCCCTGACCCGCGGCTGCACGCGCTTCGTTACCGATCTGGCTGGCGTGCCCATCATGAACAGTTCGGGACTGGGTTCGCTGATCGCCGCCATGAAGAAGATCAGATCCAGATCAGGAGAGATGGCGCTTACGGGCGTGAACGACCGCCTGGATCATCTGTTCCGGATTACCAGGCTTCACACCGTCTTCAAGACCTACGATGATGTAGATGCCGCTGTGGAAAGCCTGCACGCCTGA